The bacterium sequence TTGAGCTGCTGCACGACAGTGCCCCCTCCCCGATATAGCCAAATAGCAATGAGCACGCTGGCATTATAGCCATGTAGCTATATAATGGATAATATTGTGGTAATGTAGCCATTATGAAAACGGTGAACGTAGCTGAATTAAAAGACAAATTGAGTTCCTACCTTGATGAAGTTGAAAACGGTGAGGAATTGATCGTGGTGAACCGGAAAAAGCCAGTGGCAAGATTGCTCCCGCTGGACTCTAACAAACAGGATCCGGACGAATGGGAACTTGTGATACAGGGTAAGCTGAGGCTTCCGGCAAAACAGGTTACAGCTTCGTACTTGAAGCGGTTCTTATCTGCAAGGAAACCGGAGATCAAAGAAGGTTCTTCTCTGGATGCGCTCACTATGGATCGCAGTGAGACAGATTAAGACCGCTTTTTGGGATACCAGCGCTCTTCTTCCTTTATTCTGTCGTGATCAGTTTTCGGTTCAATCCCGTGACTACGTTCGCAAATATCCTGAGATCGTTATTTGGTGGGGAACACCTGTGGAGATAAGGTCTACTTTTATGCGACTGCTTCATGAAACCCGTATGACTGCTGAAAATGTACAAAAAGCGCTTTTGTACGTTGCAGAATTTCGTTTGAGATGGCGAGAAGTTCTGCCTGTGGGTCGAGTTCGAGAACTTGCTGAGGATTGTTGCGATCGCTACAGAATCCGCTCTGGGGATTCTCTACAGCTTGGAGCGGCCCTCGTCTGGTGTAAGGAGCATCCCAAAGGCAAAAATTTTGTTTGCTTTGATTCCGGCCTGCTCGAAGCAGCAAGACAAGCTGGATTCGATGTGCATTCCTGAGTCGTCCTGGACGCATTGTCGCAAATTCTGACAACTCGTCAGTTTCCTACTCAGAATATGCTTGGAAAACATATGGCACGCCGCTTGCTCTGGACCTGAGATGGTAGAGATGAGCATGAAAGTACGAAAGCGTCTTGGTTTTCTAACAAGTCTCGTGCTGCTCATGTTGATGTTTTGTCCTTATATGGAAGCAGCAACACAACCGAAAGTAGAATCGGATTGCCACAATGAACCGGCTTCTCCTGTAAATCAGAACTTACATTCTTGCTGTGATAACGATGCAATTCCAGTTCAGCAGTTTCACATCCTTACAACTTTAAGTTTGCTTCAAACATTGAGTCTCGTAGAGACACAAACACTACATACGATTCATTCTCATAGCTGCGATTCTCCCCTTCTTTACCGGTCCATAGCTGATCAACTCGCATCACTGACCGTTCTGCGTCTGTAATCTACTCCTATTCCCTTTGTTCAGTCACGCGGCAATTCTCTCGCCGCAAAACCCAAGAAATATGGAGTAGTTATGATCTCGTTTTTGAAAAGTTCAATCATCGCAATATCACTGGTCGCACTTTCAGCTTCAGCCGAACCGGAGACGATATCGCTTGAACAGCTTGTTTCTGCGCTCGTAAGGAACAATCCCGATATTCAGGCGGCAGAAAGCCGGTACGAGGCAGCGCAGGTGCGGCCGAGCCAGATGAGGACGCTTCCGGATCCTGTTCTTTCTTTTGTGAGCCGGAACGGTAGCGGAAATCCGGCTCCTTTTACTGAACTGGGAAAAGACCCTCTCAGCTCCATCGGTGTGATGTGGAAACAGGAATTTCCTTTCCCGGGCAAGCTTCGTCTTTCAGGTGAGATGGCCCAAAAAGAAGCCGATGCCGCGAAAGTAGATATAGAAACAGTCCGGTGGAAAGTCATCTCGAACTTAAAGGAAGCGTATTACGAATACTTCCGGGTTGATCGATCGATTCAAATATTGAATGACAGTCTCAAGCTGCTCAAGCATTTTGAAGAGATAGCGCGCGCCCGGTACGGTGTTGGTGAAGGGATCCAGCAGGATGTGCTTCGTTCACAACTGGAAATCTCGATTATGGACCAACGAATCACTTCGATGCAGCAGGAACGAGCGACGGCGGCCGCTGAAATCAATCGTTTGATAAACCGTCCCGTTGATTCTCCTTTACCAAATCCGGCTGAAGTCACGCAGACGAAATTCGTTCTGCCGGCCGAGACTCTTGAATCCGAATTTATCACCGACGCACCGCAGATCCGATCAGGAGAAGCGATGGTGTCGCGCGAACAAAAAAACCTGGAGCTGGCAAAAAAGCAGTTTCGGCCCGATTTTATGACTTCTGTTGAGTATGCAACCAGTCCGAATTTCCCGGACATGTGGGAAATAGAATTCGGACTTCGGATTCCCATCTTTTACAAAACCAAACAAGCGTACGGAGTTGCAGAAGCCTCTCACAATCTCACACGGACTCAAAAGGAGCTGAGATCGATGCAGCTGGAGATCGCTTTCAGCATCAGAAATCAGTTTCTGCAGATTCAAGCTTCTGAGAAGTTGTTGAGGCTCTATGACCAGGCGGTGCTGCCGCAATCCAACCTTGCGTTGGAATCATCACTTGCCACGTATCAAGTCGGTAAGTCGGATTTCCTCACAACCATGAGCAACTTCATGACGTTGCTCGAATACCGGATGAACCGTTACGCAGAATTATCCAGACACGAAACTGCAATCGCGCGTCTGGAGCGTATTTTGGGACGTCCTGTCGCAGCAGTTTCACAGGCAAAAGGAGAGAGTCACCATGAATAAGAAAACAGCATTCATTCTCTTATTGGTTTTCGCCACGGCGGCCACCATTTATCTGATTTTCGCAAAGGCCGAAAACAACACACCCACCAATTCACGAGCTGCCGCTGACGAAAAGAAGACACCCGAAATTCTGTACTGGGTCGATCCAATGCATCCAACCTACCGATCCGATAAACCTGGAATCGCTCCCGATTGCGGAATGCAACTGACTCCTGTGTACGCGGAAGATGAGAATACGAAAACTTCGTCAGCAGGTATGGTCCGGTTAACGGGGCGCAAACGGCAGCTGATCAATCTCAAGGTTGTGGAAGTGAGCGACGGTCATGTGATGAAAAACATTCGCACCGTTGGAACGCTTCAATATGACGAAACGAAGGTGGCGAAGATCCATAGCAAGATCGAAGGCTGGATTGACAAAATCCATGTTGATTACACGGGAAAATTGGTAAGAAAGGGGCAACCGTTATTTTCCATTTACAGTCCCGAGCTCGTTGCAACGCAGCAGGAATACTTGCTCGCGTTGAAGGCGGAACGGAATCTCAAAGGGAGTGAATTCGGGGATGTTTCGGGCGGAGCAAATGCGCTGCGAGAATCGGCTTACCGCCGTTTGAAGCTGTGGGATGTCTCTGATCAGCAGATCAGAAAACTGGAAGAAACCGGCAAGCCGATCACAAGCATCACATTCTATTCGCCTGCATCCGGTTTTGTGCTGACAAAAAACGTATTTGAAAAAATGCGAATCGACTATCAAACCGAAGCCTATTCCATCGCGGACCTGTCAACAATTTGGCTCATCGCGGACATTTACGAGTACGAAGCCTCACGCGTACACGCCGGCCAGAAAGCAACAATGACGCTTTCCTACAATCCAGGTCGCCGTTATGAAGGATCGGTCGCTTACATCTACCCCGATCTAAACAGCATGACCCGAACACTCAAAGCGCGTGTCGAATTTCCTAACGCGGACTACGGCTTGAAGCCCGGAACGTTCGCCAACGTTGAACTGGATACCGGACATTCTTCGGGGCTTGTAATTCCAGTGGACGCCGTTCTTGACTCAGGAGATCAGAAGATCGTGTTTGTGCAGAAATCGGAAGGTGAATTCGAACCCCGGCGAGTTGAGCTTGGCGAATACCTCGAAAATCAAGTGGTTGTAACGAACGGTCTGAAGCCCGGCGAAAAAATTGTGGCGTCCGGAAACTTCTTGATCGATTCCGAAAGCCAGTTAAAAAGCGCACTCCAAAGCATGAAGGGCGCGGAACACAAACACGGACAGTAAGGAGGGCGCTATGAAACCTAATGTAACGCGGTTAGAGTCTGTTGAACAAGGATTCTCCCCTCTTATTAAGGGGCGAGGTAGAGGGTTGATATTGCTTGTTTGCTTCATCTTGCTCCTCTCCTGCAGCAGAAGAGCTGAGCAATGCCCGCTGTGTGAACGCGATGTTCATCGGGGAATGCAAGTCTCCATCAAACACAACTCGATCCCGATGCAGACTTGCTGCATGGCCTGCGCGCTCACATACCAGGCGCAGACAAAGAACGTGGAGATTCTGGCAGCAACCGATTTTTTGACCGATACAAGGATGGAGCATAGAACAGCCTTCTATGTCGTAGGTTCTGATATCTCGCCCTGCATGCAAGATTCGAAAGTCCAGAAATTCGTTCGCGAGCCTCATTCGGCACTTCATGCGTGCTACGACCGCTGTAAACCGGGCATTCTTGGATTTCGCAACAAAAATGATGCACAGGATTTTCTACGGAATCATGGCGGATCCATTTACCCGTCCCATCAACTTACCAAATTTTTACCAGTGAAAGGAAAGGCTCATCATGATTAACAAAATCATTGAGTTCAGCGCGAATAACCGGGCCGCTGTTTTCCTTTTTGTTGCAATCGCAACTTTTATCGGGTTCTGGTGCACGAAGAATGTTCCTCTCGATGCGCTGCCGGATCTATCCGACACGCAGGTCATCGTGTATTCCCGCTGGGACCGGAGTCCCGACATTATGGAGGATCAGGTAACTTACCCGATCATCACCGCACTGCTTGGCGCCCCAAAGGTGAAGGCGATTCGCGGTTTTTCTGATTTTGGATATTCATACGTCTACATCATTTTTGAAGACGATACGGACATCTACTGGGCTCGATCCAGAACGCTTGAATATCTGAGCAAGATTACTCCTGTGCTGCCTGAAGGCGTTCGCACGGAACTTGGGCCTGATGCAACTGCAGTTGGCTGGGTGTTTCAGTACGCTCTTG is a genomic window containing:
- a CDS encoding type II toxin-antitoxin system prevent-host-death family antitoxin, yielding MKTVNVAELKDKLSSYLDEVENGEELIVVNRKKPVARLLPLDSNKQDPDEWELVIQGKLRLPAKQVTASYLKRFLSARKPEIKEGSSLDALTMDRSETD
- a CDS encoding TolC family protein, coding for MISFLKSSIIAISLVALSASAEPETISLEQLVSALVRNNPDIQAAESRYEAAQVRPSQMRTLPDPVLSFVSRNGSGNPAPFTELGKDPLSSIGVMWKQEFPFPGKLRLSGEMAQKEADAAKVDIETVRWKVISNLKEAYYEYFRVDRSIQILNDSLKLLKHFEEIARARYGVGEGIQQDVLRSQLEISIMDQRITSMQQERATAAAEINRLINRPVDSPLPNPAEVTQTKFVLPAETLESEFITDAPQIRSGEAMVSREQKNLELAKKQFRPDFMTSVEYATSPNFPDMWEIEFGLRIPIFYKTKQAYGVAEASHNLTRTQKELRSMQLEIAFSIRNQFLQIQASEKLLRLYDQAVLPQSNLALESSLATYQVGKSDFLTTMSNFMTLLEYRMNRYAELSRHETAIARLERILGRPVAAVSQAKGESHHE
- a CDS encoding efflux RND transporter periplasmic adaptor subunit is translated as MNKKTAFILLLVFATAATIYLIFAKAENNTPTNSRAAADEKKTPEILYWVDPMHPTYRSDKPGIAPDCGMQLTPVYAEDENTKTSSAGMVRLTGRKRQLINLKVVEVSDGHVMKNIRTVGTLQYDETKVAKIHSKIEGWIDKIHVDYTGKLVRKGQPLFSIYSPELVATQQEYLLALKAERNLKGSEFGDVSGGANALRESAYRRLKLWDVSDQQIRKLEETGKPITSITFYSPASGFVLTKNVFEKMRIDYQTEAYSIADLSTIWLIADIYEYEASRVHAGQKATMTLSYNPGRRYEGSVAYIYPDLNSMTRTLKARVEFPNADYGLKPGTFANVELDTGHSSGLVIPVDAVLDSGDQKIVFVQKSEGEFEPRRVELGEYLENQVVVTNGLKPGEKIVASGNFLIDSESQLKSALQSMKGAEHKHGQ